In Bernardetia litoralis DSM 6794, the genomic window CAAAGTATTTATTCTGATAAAAGTGGAATCATTTGGATAGGAACTTATGATGGACTTAATAAATATGATGAAGAAAAAGAAGTATTTTATAATTATCCGATTCCACTACAATATGTAGCACATCATCTTCAAACCGAAATTTGGGCTTTAGAACAAGATTATTTAGGAAATACGTGGTTAGGAACTGAAAACGGGTTATATGTCTATATGCCAAAACCTGAATCTACCGAATGGGAACTCATCAAAATAGGTGATAAAATAGGTCTCAAAAACAAACATATCTTGAGCCTTTTGGAAGATAAAAAAGGAAATCTTTGGATAGGAACACTGCAAGATGGGTTGTATAAATATCCACTTAAATCATTAGGATTTGCAGGAAATTCTACTTCAGAAGCAATTCCATTTGACTTAACTAATTTAGCCAATAAACCATCAAAGACAGACCCAAAACTTGCTGATAATAGTGTTTGGACAATGATACAAGATACCTACAATGATATTTGGATAGGAACAAATAACGGACTTTATGCCATAAAAAATAAATCCGAAGATGTACATAAATATACAGAAAGAGATGGTACTGGATTGAGTGATAATTCTGTTTGGGCATTATTACAAGACCGTTATGGTATTTTGTGGGTAGGAACAAGCAACGGACTCAACCGTTTTAGAAAACAAAGCAATGATTTTATTACCTATAATCAAGCAAATGATAATTCTGGTGGATTAAGTAATAGTTATATTGTTACTCTTTTTGAGGATGAGACAGGTGTAATTTGGGCAGGAACACACGGAGGAGGGTTAAACCGTTTCCATAAAGAAGCTGATAATTTTACACATTATACCGAAAAAGATGGTTTGCCTGATGGTGTAATTTATGCCATAGAACAGGATAATAGTCGCCATTTATGGATTAGTACAAACAGAGGTTTATCAAGATTTAATATTGATACACAAGTTTTTAGAAATTATGATGTAAATGATGGGCTTCCTAGCAATCGTTTCAATCATAATGCTATAGAAAAAACAAAAAATGGAGAGCTTATCTTTGGCACAGTTTACGGTATTACGGTTTTTCACCCAGATAGTATTAAAGACAATAATTATATTCCACCTGTTTATCTGACTAATCTAAAAGTTTTGGGTAGAGATATTCGTGCAAATGACGAAACAGGAATTTTGAGTAGAAATATTACTCAAACTGATATGATAACACTTTCTCCTGAACAACACAGCTTTTCAGTTGATTTTGTAGCTCTAAATTATCGTCTTCCAAAAAAAACAGTCTATATGTATAAATTAGAAGGTTTTGATGATGAGTGGCATTATACATCATATAGAAATCATACAGCTTCCTACACAAATCTACCTGAAGGAATAGAATATATTTTTAGAGTAAAAGCAGCCAATAATGATGGCTATTGGAATGAAAGTGGTGCAACATTGCGTATCTATATTACCCCTCCTTTATGGGAAGCTATTTGGTTCAAAATTGCACTTGTAATGTTTTTGATTGGCGCAGGAGCTTCGTTTTGGTTTTGGAGAAATGGAGAAATGCAAAAACAAAAAAACCGTCTTTCTATGGAAGTACATCAAAGAACAAATGAATTAGAAGACGAAAAAGAAAAATTACAAATTGCATATAATGAAATATCAAATCAAAGTCGTCAGATTTTGGATATGAATGCCGTTTTAAAACAAAAACAGGGAGAGGTAATGAAACAACGTGATGACCTTTCAACACAAAGAAATGAAATCGAAAATTCGTATCAAAATGTACGTGTTCTTTCAGATATTGGACAACAAGTAACAGCAACTTTAGATTTTGACCAAATGGTAGCTGTTCTTTATCAACACGTTAATAGTTTGATGGATGCCCCTGGTTTTGGGATTGGTGTTTTGAATGAAAAAAGTAGTTTGATAGAATTTAGAGGTTATTCAGTAGAAGGAAATCTATTAAATTATGACTTTAATGCAGCAAGAGATAAAACATTACTTTCTGCTTGGGCAATTCGCAACCAAAAAGAAGTAAAAATAGGAGATTTACAAAGTGAATATGCAAAATATGTAGCTGGCGAGGTAGTTGCAGTAGGAACTACTATTCCAAAATCACTTATTTATTTACCTTTAGCTATCAAAAACCGTCCTGTTGGGGTGCTGACAGTACAATCTTTAGAAAAAAATGCGTACTCAGACCGTCATTTAACATTATTAAAAGGGCTTGCATCGTATGTTTCAATTGCACTAAACAATATTCAAAATTATTCAGAACTGGGTCAAGCTAAAAATACAATTCAAGAGAGCAGCATTCGTATTATGGATAGTTTGCGTTATGCTCAAACCATTCAACAAGCTATTTTGCCTACTGATGATATGCTTCAAAGTAGTTTTGATGACTCATTTATGATTTTTAAGCCAAAAGATGTTGTTTCTGGAGATTTTTATTGGCTCAGAGAAATAGAAGGACGTATTTTTATTGCTTCTGTTGATTGTACAGGACACGGAGTTCCAGGGGCATTTATGTCTATGATTGGAAGTAGGTTATTAAATGAAATTATCAATGAAGCAAATGTTCTTGAGCCTGCTAAAATTTTGGATGAATTACATATTCGTTTGAAAAATGCTTTGAAGCAAGAAGAATCAAGAAATGATGATGGAATGGATGTTTCATTATGTAGAATTGATGCTTTAGAAGAAGATACACTAGAAAGAGAAATTGTTTTTGCTGGTGCAAAGCGTCAGGCTGTTTGGATAAGTAGAGGCGAATCACATATTTTGAAAGGAGATAAAAAATCTATTGGTGGTTGGAGAAAAACTAAAAAACGTCCGTTTATACAGCTTCAAATGACTGCCAAAAAAGGAGATGCACTTTATTTATTTACAGATGGAATAACAGACCAAAATAATATTGCAGGTGCAAAATATGGCTCAAAGCGTTTACATCAATTACTAAGTCAGAATTCAGATTTTGATATGAGTGAACAAAAAATAATCCTAGAAGAAGATTTGGCTCGTCATCAAGGAAATCAAAAACAACGTGATGATATTACCCTTATCGGAATTAGACTTTAATTTAAAAATAAATTTAGATTCAGAAAAAATGCAAATACAGTCAAAGGCAAGCCTTTAACCTACAAAGACAATACTTTTATGTAGTTATCAGAATCATTTTATAATGCAAAATTCCACTTTCGTCAAAAATATCTCCTTCTTTTTTGAATCCACAACGTTCATACAAGGAAACAGCAGCCAGTTGAGCATGTAAATAAATCATTTCTACAGTTTTGTACTCTTCCTTTTTTTGAATTTGCTCTAGTGAAAATTCTACCATTTTTTGTCCTACTTTTTTTCCTCTATCTTCTTCCAAAACAGCAAAACGTTCTAGTTTTATTTTTTTAGCAGAATTATCTTTGTGTTTTTCAGTTACTCTAAAACGAGCCGTTCCGATTGCTTTTTCATTCTCATCTATTGCCAAAATATGCATTGATGCTTCATCTAATCCATCAAAATCATCTTCTTCAGGAACATCTTGCCCTTCAATAAAAACAATTCTGCGAATCAAAAAAGCATGCTCTAAATTTTCTGATGGAATGCCTTCAAAAATCTGAATATTCATAATAAAATTGATAAAAAAATACTTTTAATGATTAAATAGCAAAATTTTAGAATCTAGCACCACTTTTTAGACTAAGTTCTGTAATTTTGCAGCCACAAAAATAATTTATTTATTGCTTTAGACAAACTTTTTGAGTTTGCTAATTTATTTAACTTAAAAAAGCAATTACAAACTATGATTGTAATCTATTGATTATGTTAGTTTTACTGATTTTCAATCGTAATTTTTAATCCGTAATTCGTAATTGTTCCTAATTCTTTTATAAATTCATAAAATTATGATTCAACGTATTCAAAGTATTTTTTTATTAATGGTTTCTATCTTGATGGGACTTACAGTTTTTCTTCCTATTTGGGGGAAAGTAGATGGAGCAAATAAAATTGAGATAAATGCTATCCAAATGACACAAACTTTAGGCGATGTAGTTACAGAACAAACAACAATTTATCTTGCTATTATTGCAGGATTAGCTGCTATTTTAGCTTTTGGAAATATTTTTAATTTCAAAAATCGTCGTTTTCAAATGAAAATAGCTTTATTTGGGACTCTTCTTATTGCCATTTTTATTGGAGTTGCTACCTTTCTAACTTATCAAGCACAAGAAGTTTTTTCTCCTGAAATCGGAGGAACTATGGCGTATGGTTATTATTTACCTGTTGCAGCTATTTTATTTAATTGGCTTTCTGTTCGTTTTATCAAAAAAGATGAAGATATGGTGCGTAGCGCAGATCGTTTGAGATAACTCTTTATTCAAAAATTTCAAATCAAAAAAGCCATTTCTATTTAATTAGAAATGGCTTTTTTGATAAAAAATATTATTTCTTTACAAAAGAAAGAATTAATTCAAACCTTCTTTTGGAGCATCTAATTTATCACCTTTATTAATATTGAATAAAAGAGAAAAACGAATTGTGTCAGCCAAAGGATGTTGTTGTTGATTAGGAATCAAATAAGCAAAATCAAAACCAAAAACTTGATAACGCAAACCCAAACCTAGCGTAAAATAACGACGATTTCCTTTTTCTTCATTTTCATGAAAATACCCACCACGAAGCGCAATCAAATCAGCATACCAATATTCTGCACCTACTGCAAAAATCATTTCTTTTACTTCTTCACTAAAACCACCAGGAGCATCTCCAAAAGATTTGAAAATAGAAGACAAAACAGGGTCATTTTGTCCACTTGTAATCGTATTATCAGGAGTCGGAACAAGTAATTTGCTTACATCAAAAGCAAGTGTTAATTTATTAAACTCATCAAATTCTGCATTAAAAGCTGTTCCTAAACGCAAATTTGCAGGCAAATAATCTTGTTGTGCTGCTGCATTATAAGTTACTGGCGCACCAATATTTGAGATATTCAAACCCAATGCCCAATCACCTTCAAAACTTTTGAAATTCAATTTACTTTTATAAAACATAGAAACATCAACAGCACCTGTATTAGCTGGCTTAACATTGCTGACAACAGTATTATTGGTTATATTTCCTGCTAAATTAGAATGAATAAAACGAAATGTACCAGCAATACTCAACTTATCAGATAATTGTTGTGCAAAAGTAGCATCAATCATAGCTTCACGAGGATTGAAACTCTCTAATGGAACACCACTAGCATTCGTAAATTGAAGGTCACCCATATCAAAATAACGGAAAGAAACACCTACCGTTTGAGTTTTGGAAATGCGTTTTACACCACTTACATAACCCAACCACATATCATTGACTAATTTTTGTAGCCAAGGAGAATAAGAAACTCCAAATGACCAATCATTTTCAATAAAAGCTATCTTTGATGGATTCCAATGTATTGAATTGGCATCAGGCGAAGTAGCAGCTCCCAAATCTCCCATACCAGCAGCACGAGAATCAGGACCTACTAATAAAATAGGAACACCAGTTGTGATTACTTCTGAACCTGAAACAGAAACTTGAGCTGAAGCTGTATTAAAATTTGAATAAACAGAATTCATTATTAAGCAACCTAAAATGGCTGCAAGAACTTTACGTATTTGCATACAATTATTTAATTTTTTGTAAGATAAAATTTCGAATATATTTTAGTTAAAAACTGAAGGGATGAAGCCTCATTAAATCTTTTTTTTGTTTTAAAAGAACATATTTTCCAAAACTATTTTTATAGAAATAGATTAGAATGTTTTTTGTGAATAAACTATTTTTGACAAAATAAAAGACAAGTAGAATTTTTATTCATAGGCTAATCAGCACATAAACTAAGATAAATACCAAAGGATTTGGCAAAAGTGGATATTTAATGACTGTTTACAAAAATAGAAAAAAAATCTATTAAACGAGAGGAAAGAGAATTAAATCTATAAAAACTTAATAAAAATTTTAAATTATTTCTAAAAAAAAGCTCTTATAGTATTTTATTTTTAATAAATTGAATTATTTTTTGAATTCTCTTAAAAAAATTAGAAAGAGAATTATAATCCACAACAAAAAACAATTTTTCTTCACTTCCAAAACTAGCATAAAAACGAGCAACTTCTTTTTCTTGTGCTGATTCAAAATCTAAAATTGTTTCATAAGCTGAGTTTTTACTTTGATTTTCAAAATTATTTATAATTATATTAGTATATTCTTGGTTGCTTTTTTCTTGAATAAATGTATCCAAAAACCACCTTCTACTTTCATCTCTTCTATTATTTGGATTTGCTGCATTGAATAAATAAATCCATTTTGTAATAGAATTATTATTGTAAAATGCTTCACTTTTTGCAAACAAAACACCACTCAAAATTTCTTTATCTAAATTTTGAATATAATATAATTCTACCAAATTCTTTTCTTTTAATATTTTGAAAAGATTTTTTAAGGTTGGTTTAGCTTGCTTTGAGATTCCATTTTCTAAAAAAACACTTTTTTCAAAAAACTGCCAAAGCAAATCTATATCATCAATTTCTGTTTTTTGAATGCTTTCAAAACTCTTTTTTTGAGCTTGATTAATTCTGTATTTTGTATCTTTCTTATAACTCTGACGAATTGTAGCGTAGTTTTGCTGCAAAAAAAGATGATGTGTTTTGTGTTTTTTTAAAATTTCTTTTTCTTTTTCACAAAAAACCTCTTCAAATTCAGTTGAAAAATCTTGATAATTTATGGTATTAAAGGGATAATTTGAAACCAATTTGATTTTCTTTTGTAGCAAAATCAAAAAGGTTTTAAATTCTAAACTAGAGAGTTTTTTAATAGAAAAAATTCCTAATTGTTGAGTAAACAAAGGAACTTGTAGAAATACAATTCCATACTTTTTCTTGACAGGCAAAGGCATTACAGCCAGATATTCATTATTACTTTCTAAAATAAATCCTTCCCAATAAGGAGAAACACAATCCAAATACCACGAAAAAGCATAAATAATATTTTCTTTAGAAGAAGAAATACATTTATCCCATTTTTTTTTATCGATTTGATGATGTTTGAAATGTTTCAAATAGGGATAGATTGGAAATTAGGAATTAGAGAAATACATTTTTAAATACAACGGAAAGAGAGGTAAAAGAGGAATACAGAATTTCACTTCCTACTTCTTACTTTGTTACTGATAACTGAATAGCCATTTCTTGTTGAATTTCTTGTGCTTTTTTGGCTGCCATTTCTGCAAAATCTTTGTCTTTGCTGGCATAAATAATCTGACGAGAAGAGTTTATCAAAAGTCCACACTCTTTAGTCATTCCTGCTTTTGATACTTCTGCCAAATTTCCACCTTGCGCCCCAACCCCTGGAACTAACAAAAAGTGATTTGGAATTATTTTACGAATATTCTCAATATATTCTGCTTTTGTTGCACCTACTACATACATTAGATTTTCATCTGTTCCCCAATTTTGGCTTTTTTCTAATACTTCCTCATAGACTTTTTTACCATTTTTGAGTTCTAACATTTCAAAATCTTGCGCACCAGAGTTTGAAGTAAGAGCTAACAAAATTGTCCATTTATCTTTTATTTCTAAGAAAGGTTTTACCGAATCTTCGCCCATATAAGGCGCAACCGTAACAGCATCACAATTTAGATTTTCAAAAAATGCTTTTGCATATTGACTAGAAGTATTTCCAATATCGCCACGTTTTGCATCAGCAATAATAAAAATATCTTTTGGTAGATAATCAATAGTTTTTTGAAGGCTTTCCCATCCTTTTGTTCCTAGAGCTTCATAAAAAGCAGTATTTATTTTATAAGAAACAGCATATTTTTCTGTTGCATCAATAATCTGTTTATTAAACTCAAAAATTGGGTCTTGTGCATTCAGAAGATGAGCAGGAATTTTTGTAATATCACTATCCAAACCAATACAGAGGTACGATTCTTTAGCTTTTATTTGAGAAATGAGTTTTGTACGATTCACTTTTTTATACTTTTGGTGTCGCTCGTAAGGACACGAGCAACGGTAGAGAAATGAGTTTTGAAACCAATTTTATACAAAAATAGTGTTTTTATCTAACTCTTTCAACCTTTATTCTTTATTTGGAATCGATAGCCATTTTTCAATCTTGCTGAATTAAAAAAAGCAACAGAATAGATAGTTGAGAATAAAAATGAAGTTTCTTTTAGTGAGTAAACTAAACTTACTTCAATCCTTCCCACCAATTTTCAAAAGACTGATTTAGATTTTTAATTTCTACTTTTTGTCCAATAATTGGAGTTACCACTAAAAAAGGAGTTTCTAAATTTTGATTAAGATTTGTAACTTTTGTCAATGGTTCATTCCAAGGATGATTTGCAAGTGCAAATTTGGAGGAATGAACAGGAAATAAACTCTTTGCATTCAAATTTTTTGCTGCCTTTAAAACTTCTTTAGGCATCATGTGAATGTATTTCCAACTTTTATCATATTGCCCATTTTCTAAGATTACCAAATCAAAAGAGCCAAATTTATCACCTATTTCTTTGAAATGTGTATCATAGCCACTATCGCCACCAATATAAATTTGCATTGTTGGAGTTTTTAAGACAAATGAAGTCCAAAGAGCTTGATTTCGCTTAAAACCACGTCCCGAAAAATGACGAGCTGGAACAGTATGAACCTCAAAGTTATCATCTAATTTGATTTTTGTATTCCAATCTTCTTCATGAATTTTATTCAAATCAAATCCCCAATGTTCAAAATGTGCGCCCACTCCCAAACCACAAAAAATAGTTTTAATCTTAGGTTTTAATTTTAAAAGTGTTTCATAATCCAAATGGTCCCAATGGTCATGAGAAATAAAAAGATAATCTATTTCTGGAATATCGTTGGTTGTATAGGCATCTGTGCCATTAAAAGCCTTCACAGAAAATGAAAAAGGAGAAGCATATCCACTGAGAACAGGATCAACTAGAATCGTTTTTCCATCAATTTGCATAAAATAAGAAGAGTGTCCAAACCAAACTAAAATGTTTTCATTTTTATCTAAAGAATGCAAATCAATTTTGGTAGAAGGAATTTTGTCAGTAGGAGAAACACGACTTTTATCTCCAAAAATAAATTCTTTTAGTATGCTGTAATAACTAGCCTCTTCGCTAAGTTCAAGTGTGTGATGAATATTTTGAAAAGCACCATCTCTATAATTAGGCGATTTTTTGATACGTTCCAAACGCTCTCCAGAGGGAAGTTTTCCAAATTTATCTTGTCTTAAAATAAGTGTTGTGGCAAGTGAAAGCATAATTGTAAGAACTAAAATTGTATAGAAAATTCGTTTGAAAAAGGTTTTAAACTTGTCTTTAAGTGATTTTTTTATCATTATTGATATTAGTTAAAGACATTTTTACGCATTAAACTGTTTTTTGTTGTTTTAATAGACAAATTTAATGAAAATTAAGTCATCTTTGTACAAACTAGGAAATGAAGTTGTTTAAGAATTAAAAAAATAAATTTTTTCGCTCTAAAAACTACATTTCTACATTTCTCGTTAAAGTATTTTGCTTGGACGCTCTTTTTCGTAAGCATATGCTTGCAAAAGCATATGCACAAGATAGAATCTTGCGCTAGATACCTATTCTTAAACAAGTTCAACCTCTAATGAAACTATTTGCAAGGTGCAGGGCATTTTTCTATCATTTTCTTTGCGTTTAAAGTATCTCCTTTCAAAAGATAATTATTATAAATTTGTTGATAGGTTTCTGGAAGATGTGGAATAATTTTTTGCATTTTATCATAATGAAAAATAGCACTATCATACTTTTTTTCATTCTGATAAAGCACAGCAACTTGCTTTAAAAGTGCAATACTGTAAGGCATTTGTTCTAGTCCTTTTAGATAATTTTCTTTTGCAGCTTTTGGGTTTTGTAAGTTTAGATACGCATATCCTTTGTGCATATAAATTGAATTTATAAAATAATCAGAAGGCACAAAGTAGCTGTTTAATTGGTCGGCTAAAGGCAAAACAGCCTTAAAATTTCGACTTTGATTATAAGAAAGTAAATTAATTGTTTTGGCTTTATCTCGGTTTTGAACAAAGGAAACATAAAAACAAATTCCCAAAATTAATAAACTAGAATAAGCGAAATAATTTGGAATTGCCTTGATAGAAGGCAGAATAATTTGAGGCTTTTGAGGTACTTTTTGAGTTTGGTTCTGAATATTTTTCTTCTTCTTTTTCTGTTTTTTAGTTGGTTTAGGAGTTTCTAAGATTATTTTTTCTTCTTGTTTTATTTCTGAGACTTCTTCTTTTTGGGTTGAATTTTTATGAAATAATTTTTTATCATCTCTCAAAATAATTCCGATACTGGTAGCCAAAATCAACGTATGTACAATTCGTTCTTTTGGAAAAGAAAAAATAGAATCAATCAAAAAAGCAAAAACAACAAGCACCAAAATAGATTTGTGTTTTATTCCTATATAAATCAAATATCCCATCAAAAAAAGATAAAATAGAAGCGTAATAATTCCACTTTCGGCAGCTATCCATAAATAATCATTGTGAGGACGTTGTGCATTGACTTCATTTTTCTCACTTCGGAGTCCTTCTAAGGTATATTTGGGGATTTGATATTTCCAATTTTGAAAACCTACACCCAAAATAGGATTTTCTTTTATCATAGAAATTGTTTTTTCCCACATCAAAAGTCGTTCTGCTTGGCTGTCAGTTTTTGTTAAGTCTCTCCAGCTTTTCTCCTTTGAATTCTGATTGAAATTATCAGGATTTAGGATAGAATATTGATAAAAAGTAAATCCTCCGATACTTCCAAAAAATAAAATAACCAAAGCAACATACAAAAAACGAAGATTTAGAAGGAAATAAAGACCATAAACAAGCCCTATAAATGCCGTTGCAACATAAGCACTACGAGTTTGAGAAAGATAAATTCCATTCAGAATAATACTTATTCCAGTTAAATAAAAGACTACATTTACAAAATTATTTTTTATTCTGTCTTTATTTTTAATTGTATTATGAAATCCTAAAAGGATAAAAGGAAGTCCTAAAACTAAATATGAACCAAAAAGATTTCGATTAACCAAAAAGCCACAAGGCGCAACTCCATCAGCACAATTCTCTAAAACTCCCATAGTTTGCAAAATTCCTATTATTGCCAAAATAACAGCTTGTAGAGAAATAATTTTAGCAAGTAAAGAGAGAGTATTTTCTTCTTTTTTGATAAAATGAATAGAGAAAATAATAGAAAAAAAGGAATTAATCAATCGTACAATTTCAGAAATTCCTTCCATTTGATAGGGAGAATATAAAAAATGAACCAGCAAATAACTCAAAATAGCTACTGAAGCATATCCCAAAAAAGAAAGTACACCTATTTTTTTGAAGATAGAAAAAGAAATTTCTTTAAAG contains:
- a CDS encoding O-antigen ligase family protein — encoded protein: MNPSKWLWLASLALLPFLFAKTGQTQVDSVLFRTAIWSVANFLILALSFKEISFSIFKKIGVLSFLGYASVAILSYLLVHFLYSPYQMEGISEIVRLINSFFSIIFSIHFIKKEENTLSLLAKIISLQAVILAIIGILQTMGVLENCADGVAPCGFLVNRNLFGSYLVLGLPFILLGFHNTIKNKDRIKNNFVNVVFYLTGISIILNGIYLSQTRSAYVATAFIGLVYGLYFLLNLRFLYVALVILFFGSIGGFTFYQYSILNPDNFNQNSKEKSWRDLTKTDSQAERLLMWEKTISMIKENPILGVGFQNWKYQIPKYTLEGLRSEKNEVNAQRPHNDYLWIAAESGIITLLFYLFLMGYLIYIGIKHKSILVLVVFAFLIDSIFSFPKERIVHTLILATSIGIILRDDKKLFHKNSTQKEEVSEIKQEEKIILETPKPTKKQKKKKKNIQNQTQKVPQKPQIILPSIKAIPNYFAYSSLLILGICFYVSFVQNRDKAKTINLLSYNQSRNFKAVLPLADQLNSYFVPSDYFINSIYMHKGYAYLNLQNPKAAKENYLKGLEQMPYSIALLKQVAVLYQNEKKYDSAIFHYDKMQKIIPHLPETYQQIYNNYLLKGDTLNAKKMIEKCPAPCK
- a CDS encoding two-component regulator propeller domain-containing protein, which encodes MKSLSKNNLYNLYKNIFSLPFFILPLLGYIVLLIVFFFGTSSSLLAQKTTSKQIQAAKNQQAQAIMGLRFKKFNSDDGLAQNNVTAILQDTRGFLWIGTGDGLSRYDGYEFKNYTHIVEDSSSLSAGMITALHQDINGTLWVGTTNGINKYDFTQDRFVQYRLKENRISNLNTRTVRSVFQDSKETLWIGTENGIKIYDKLNNSIEYSQEYNGLLDVPVLALYEDRDSTFWVGTENGLYKLDRQRRAFVPVFINEKQLTQFPVYTFFEDKQQNLWIGTQEGAFRLNSKRKELKKYSSTSFPNALNNDIVKTIAQDQKGDIWIGTYGGGVNRLIKKTGQIITIRQNEAKQYSLSDDIVQSIYSDKSGIIWIGTYDGLNKYDEEKEVFYNYPIPLQYVAHHLQTEIWALEQDYLGNTWLGTENGLYVYMPKPESTEWELIKIGDKIGLKNKHILSLLEDKKGNLWIGTLQDGLYKYPLKSLGFAGNSTSEAIPFDLTNLANKPSKTDPKLADNSVWTMIQDTYNDIWIGTNNGLYAIKNKSEDVHKYTERDGTGLSDNSVWALLQDRYGILWVGTSNGLNRFRKQSNDFITYNQANDNSGGLSNSYIVTLFEDETGVIWAGTHGGGLNRFHKEADNFTHYTEKDGLPDGVIYAIEQDNSRHLWISTNRGLSRFNIDTQVFRNYDVNDGLPSNRFNHNAIEKTKNGELIFGTVYGITVFHPDSIKDNNYIPPVYLTNLKVLGRDIRANDETGILSRNITQTDMITLSPEQHSFSVDFVALNYRLPKKTVYMYKLEGFDDEWHYTSYRNHTASYTNLPEGIEYIFRVKAANNDGYWNESGATLRIYITPPLWEAIWFKIALVMFLIGAGASFWFWRNGEMQKQKNRLSMEVHQRTNELEDEKEKLQIAYNEISNQSRQILDMNAVLKQKQGEVMKQRDDLSTQRNEIENSYQNVRVLSDIGQQVTATLDFDQMVAVLYQHVNSLMDAPGFGIGVLNEKSSLIEFRGYSVEGNLLNYDFNAARDKTLLSAWAIRNQKEVKIGDLQSEYAKYVAGEVVAVGTTIPKSLIYLPLAIKNRPVGVLTVQSLEKNAYSDRHLTLLKGLASYVSIALNNIQNYSELGQAKNTIQESSIRIMDSLRYAQTIQQAILPTDDMLQSSFDDSFMIFKPKDVVSGDFYWLREIEGRIFIASVDCTGHGVPGAFMSMIGSRLLNEIINEANVLEPAKILDELHIRLKNALKQEESRNDDGMDVSLCRIDALEEDTLEREIVFAGAKRQAVWISRGESHILKGDKKSIGGWRKTKKRPFIQLQMTAKKGDALYLFTDGITDQNNIAGAKYGSKRLHQLLSQNSDFDMSEQKIILEEDLARHQGNQKQRDDITLIGIRL
- a CDS encoding GNAT family N-acetyltransferase — translated: MNIQIFEGIPSENLEHAFLIRRIVFIEGQDVPEEDDFDGLDEASMHILAIDENEKAIGTARFRVTEKHKDNSAKKIKLERFAVLEEDRGKKVGQKMVEFSLEQIQKKEEYKTVEMIYLHAQLAAVSLYERCGFKKEGDIFDESGILHYKMILITT
- a CDS encoding DUF4293 domain-containing protein; translation: MIQRIQSIFLLMVSILMGLTVFLPIWGKVDGANKIEINAIQMTQTLGDVVTEQTTIYLAIIAGLAAILAFGNIFNFKNRRFQMKIALFGTLLIAIFIGVATFLTYQAQEVFSPEIGGTMAYGYYLPVAAILFNWLSVRFIKKDEDMVRSADRLR
- the pyrF gene encoding orotidine-5'-phosphate decarboxylase produces the protein MNRTKLISQIKAKESYLCIGLDSDITKIPAHLLNAQDPIFEFNKQIIDATEKYAVSYKINTAFYEALGTKGWESLQKTIDYLPKDIFIIADAKRGDIGNTSSQYAKAFFENLNCDAVTVAPYMGEDSVKPFLEIKDKWTILLALTSNSGAQDFEMLELKNGKKVYEEVLEKSQNWGTDENLMYVVGATKAEYIENIRKIIPNHFLLVPGVGAQGGNLAEVSKAGMTKECGLLINSSRQIIYASKDKDFAEMAAKKAQEIQQEMAIQLSVTK
- the porV gene encoding type IX secretion system outer membrane channel protein PorV, which encodes MQIRKVLAAILGCLIMNSVYSNFNTASAQVSVSGSEVITTGVPILLVGPDSRAAGMGDLGAATSPDANSIHWNPSKIAFIENDWSFGVSYSPWLQKLVNDMWLGYVSGVKRISKTQTVGVSFRYFDMGDLQFTNASGVPLESFNPREAMIDATFAQQLSDKLSIAGTFRFIHSNLAGNITNNTVVSNVKPANTGAVDVSMFYKSKLNFKSFEGDWALGLNISNIGAPVTYNAAAQQDYLPANLRLGTAFNAEFDEFNKLTLAFDVSKLLVPTPDNTITSGQNDPVLSSIFKSFGDAPGGFSEEVKEMIFAVGAEYWYADLIALRGGYFHENEEKGNRRYFTLGLGLRYQVFGFDFAYLIPNQQQHPLADTIRFSLLFNINKGDKLDAPKEGLN
- a CDS encoding MBL fold metallo-hydrolase — its product is MLSLATTLILRQDKFGKLPSGERLERIKKSPNYRDGAFQNIHHTLELSEEASYYSILKEFIFGDKSRVSPTDKIPSTKIDLHSLDKNENILVWFGHSSYFMQIDGKTILVDPVLSGYASPFSFSVKAFNGTDAYTTNDIPEIDYLFISHDHWDHLDYETLLKLKPKIKTIFCGLGVGAHFEHWGFDLNKIHEEDWNTKIKLDDNFEVHTVPARHFSGRGFKRNQALWTSFVLKTPTMQIYIGGDSGYDTHFKEIGDKFGSFDLVILENGQYDKSWKYIHMMPKEVLKAAKNLNAKSLFPVHSSKFALANHPWNEPLTKVTNLNQNLETPFLVVTPIIGQKVEIKNLNQSFENWWEGLK